One window from the genome of Vespula pensylvanica isolate Volc-1 chromosome 19, ASM1446617v1, whole genome shotgun sequence encodes:
- the LOC122635794 gene encoding coiled-coil and C2 domain-containing protein 1-like isoform X1 encodes MFGKKKEPKGQSRSGNLAQYGIFEVPESLDDLGGAGEDEDDEDLEAELAALTSGASTSLEQKHKVRRTDSSDLNAMVSESVKDIEEDISDGEDDPDLLEELDMLTERESALSDQETNQEANDSENSPRKEHDAPVGDDRLKLLRERLELYQKAEKKAKRGNEAGKARRFGRGIKTLQQLLKDAEMGTVINEADIPPPLPPSAISEFTERPTDDAASPEVPVEDPTSPSPEGDVDSEPSPAAPVVQVDQEALDLLNKRQQEYKIAALAWKKAGNMQEAMKCVKVAKQFDIVIAATNAGEAIDLSDMPATPTGPSISASVSPAPSASPSIEKEDVEVQQRAEPDTPAPNKMDEVTEQRHGMEDVESALKERLDVYKRTKAIAENEGNSSKVRRYARICKQFEEAIKLHARGKPVPLDELPVPPGFSPLSTGIQSSVSEGPKEDERSKPESNSEGTSGTNVPSPPPRTNMAVHKNQKHATTRADKQMVMLQQRQYELKEAALKAKNDGDLDLARDYLRQAKGIQPLIQASIAGLPVDMNSIPLSPVAKMELSAHGLTGQTDENFQLIHSEDCLEESGGSDEQIYDNLENQLIKQIKWCLSTRDHSKQLGDVPGYNRWERLALGYTRDLDMLRVRRRDSLPPPLHHYETKTYAIVQSCTDLNDSDIEISIIRGINYPRDADTYVMFEFPYPSDSPPADRTSTVKGTCNPEYQATFPLTGILDRNSRQCQRAFKRHALKCQVWAKGCSLNPILCCTHPRGFFRSDSLLGTVTVKLQSLEMQCILHDSFPLMEGRKPTGGKLELKIRLRNPILTKQIEQITDKWLIIDN; translated from the exons ATGTTTGGCAAGAAGAAAGAGCCAAAGGGACAGTCGAGGTCTGGAAATCTTGCTCAG TATGGAATATTCGAAGTACCCGAAAGTTTGGACGATCTCGGAGGTGCAGGagaagacgaggacgacgaggattTGGAAGCCGAATTGGCTGCTTTAACGAGCGGTGCTAGTACGTCGCTCGAACAAAAGCATAAGG TTCGGAGGACGGATTCTTCCGACTTAAACGCCATGGTGTCCGAAAGCGTTAAGGACATAGAAGAGGATATTTCTGACGGAGAGGACGATCCAGATTTACTG GAGGAACTCGATATGCTTACCGAACGAGAGTCGGCTTTGTCGGATCAAGAGACGAACCAGGAAGCAAACGATTCTGAGAATAGTCCTCGTAAAGAACATGACGCTCCTGTAGGAGACGATAGGCTAAAGTTATTACGGGAAAGGCTAGAACTTTATCAAAAGGCCGAGAAGAAGGCGAAGCGAGGAAACGAAGCCGGTAAGGCCAGGAGATTCGGTAGGGGTATTAAGACGTTGCAACAGCTGTTAAAGGACGCTGAGATGGGTACCGTTATAAACGAGGCCGATATTCCACCTCCTTTACCTCCCTCGGCTATCTCCGAATTCACAGAGCGACCTACgg ACGATGCCGCGTCCCCCGAAGTACCGGTGGAAGATCCTACGTCGCCGAGTCCCGAAGGGGACGTCGATTCCGAACCTAGTCCTGCGGCACCAGTTGTTCAGGTCGATCAGGAAGCATTAGATTTGTTAAACAAGCGACAGCAGGAATATAAAATCGCTGCGCTTGCGTGGAAGAAGGCTGGTAACATGCAAGAGGCTATGAAGTGTGTAAAAGTTGCAAAACAATTTGACATAGTTATCGCGGCGACTAATGCCGGAGAAGCAATCGATTTATCCGATATGCCAGCTACGCCAACCGGACCTTCTATATCGGCTTCCGTATCACCTGCACCTTCTGCGTCGCCTTCCATCGAGAAAGAAGACGTCGAGGTTCAACAACGTGCCGAGCCAGATACACCGGCTCCAAATAAAATGGACGAAGTAACGGAACAACGGCATGGAATGGAAGACGTAGAAAGTGCCCTTAAAGAGCGTCTCGACGTATATAAGCGAACAAAAGCGATTGCAGAGAACGAAGGGAATTCTTCCAAAGTTCGAAGATACGCTCGTATTTGCAAGCAGTTCGAAGAAGCGATTAAACTGCACGCACGTGGGAAGCCCGTGCCTCTGGACGAACTTCCTGTTCCACCGGGTTTTTCACCGCTTTCTACGGGTATCCAGTCCAGCGTATCGGAGGGACCGAAGGAAGACGAGAGATCCAAACCGGAATCCAATTCGGAGGGAACGTCCGGGACAAATGTGCCAAGTCCACCTCCGCGAACGAACATGG cAGTACATAAAAATCAAAAGCACGCTACTACACGGGCGGATAAACAGATGGTGATGTTGCAACAACGTCAATACGAATTGAAAGAGGCCGCGTTAAAAGCTAAGAATGACGGAGATTTGGACTTGGCACGCGATTATTTGAGACAAGCGAAGGGAATACAGCCCTTGATCCAAGCCAGCATCGCCGGTCTACCGGTCGATATGAATTCTATACCCTTATCGCCAGTTGCCAAAATGGAACTCAGTGCGCACGGTTTAACCGGTCAAACGGACGAAAATTTCCAATTGATTCACAGCGAAGATTGTTTGGAGGAATCCGGTGGCAGCGACGAACAAATTTACGACAACTTGGAGAACCAGTTGATCAAACAGATAAAA TGGTGTCTTTCTACGAGAGATCATTCGAAACAATTGGGAGACGTTCCAGGATATAACAGATGGGAACGACTCGCATTAGGATATACCAGGGATTTGGACATGTTACGCGTTAGAAGACGCGATTCGTTACCGCCTCCGCTGCATCACTACGAGACCAAAACATATGCGATAGTTCA gAGTTGTACCGACTTGAACGATAGCGATAttgaaatttcgataataaGAGGTATCAATTATCCGCGAGACGCGGATACTTACGTTATGTTTGAGTTTCCCTATCCTTCGGACAGTCCTCCTGCAGACAGAACATCGACGGTCAAAGGTACATGCAATCCCGAGTACCAAGCTACGTTTCCGCTAACTGGAATCCTGGATCGCAACTCGCGGCAATGTCAACGGGCATTCAAACGACATGCTCTCAAGTGTCAAGTTTGGGCGAAAGG ATGCTCGCTGAACCCCATCCTGTGTTGCACTCATCCAAG AGGATTTTTCAGAAGCGACAGTTTGCTGGGTACCGTGACGGTAAAATTGCAATCGCTCGAGATGCAATGTATTCTACACGATTCGTTTCCA TTGATGGAGGGGAGGAAGCCAACGGGAGGAAAGCTCGAGTTGAAGATACGTCTTAGAAATCCGATTCTCACGAAACAGATAGAACAAATAACCGACAAATGGTTGATCATCGACAACTGA
- the LOC122635794 gene encoding coiled-coil and C2 domain-containing protein 1-like isoform X3, which yields MFGKKKEPKGQSRSGNLAQYGIFEVPESLDDLGGAGEDEDDEDLEAELAALTSGASTSLEQKHKVRRTDSSDLNAMVSESVKDIEEDISDGEDDPDLLEELDMLTERESALSDQETNQEANDSENSPRKEHDAPVGDDRLKLLRERLELYQKAEKKAKRGNEAGKARRFGRGIKTLQQLLKDAEMGTVINEADIPPPLPPSAISEFTERPTDDAASPEVPVEDPTSPSPEGDVDSEPSPAAPVVQVDQEALDLLNKRQQEYKIAALAWKKAGNMQEAMKCVKVAKQFDIVIAATNAGEAIDLSDMPATPTGPSISASVSPAPSASPSIEKEDVEVQQRAEPDTPAPNKMDEVTEQRHGMEDVESALKERLDVYKRTKAIAENEGNSSKVRRYARICKQFEEAIKLHARGKPVPLDELPVPPGFSPLSTGIQSSVSEGPKEDERSKPESNSEGTSGTNVPSPPPRTNMAVHKNQKHATTRADKQMVMLQQRQYELKEAALKAKNDGDLDLARDYLRQAKGIQPLIQASIAGLPVDMNSIPLSPVAKMELSAHGLTGQTDENFQLIHSEDCLEESGGSDEQIYDNLENQLIKQIKWCLSTRDHSKQLGDVPGYNRWERLALGYTRDLDMLRVRRRDSLPPPLHHYETKTYAIVQSCTDLNDSDIEISIIRGINYPRDADTYVMFEFPYPSDSPPADRTSTVKGTCNPEYQATFPLTGILDRNSRQCQRAFKRHALKCQVWAKGGFFRSDSLLGTVTVKLQSLEMQCILHDSFPLMEGRKPTGGKLELKIRLRNPILTKQIEQITDKWLIIDN from the exons ATGTTTGGCAAGAAGAAAGAGCCAAAGGGACAGTCGAGGTCTGGAAATCTTGCTCAG TATGGAATATTCGAAGTACCCGAAAGTTTGGACGATCTCGGAGGTGCAGGagaagacgaggacgacgaggattTGGAAGCCGAATTGGCTGCTTTAACGAGCGGTGCTAGTACGTCGCTCGAACAAAAGCATAAGG TTCGGAGGACGGATTCTTCCGACTTAAACGCCATGGTGTCCGAAAGCGTTAAGGACATAGAAGAGGATATTTCTGACGGAGAGGACGATCCAGATTTACTG GAGGAACTCGATATGCTTACCGAACGAGAGTCGGCTTTGTCGGATCAAGAGACGAACCAGGAAGCAAACGATTCTGAGAATAGTCCTCGTAAAGAACATGACGCTCCTGTAGGAGACGATAGGCTAAAGTTATTACGGGAAAGGCTAGAACTTTATCAAAAGGCCGAGAAGAAGGCGAAGCGAGGAAACGAAGCCGGTAAGGCCAGGAGATTCGGTAGGGGTATTAAGACGTTGCAACAGCTGTTAAAGGACGCTGAGATGGGTACCGTTATAAACGAGGCCGATATTCCACCTCCTTTACCTCCCTCGGCTATCTCCGAATTCACAGAGCGACCTACgg ACGATGCCGCGTCCCCCGAAGTACCGGTGGAAGATCCTACGTCGCCGAGTCCCGAAGGGGACGTCGATTCCGAACCTAGTCCTGCGGCACCAGTTGTTCAGGTCGATCAGGAAGCATTAGATTTGTTAAACAAGCGACAGCAGGAATATAAAATCGCTGCGCTTGCGTGGAAGAAGGCTGGTAACATGCAAGAGGCTATGAAGTGTGTAAAAGTTGCAAAACAATTTGACATAGTTATCGCGGCGACTAATGCCGGAGAAGCAATCGATTTATCCGATATGCCAGCTACGCCAACCGGACCTTCTATATCGGCTTCCGTATCACCTGCACCTTCTGCGTCGCCTTCCATCGAGAAAGAAGACGTCGAGGTTCAACAACGTGCCGAGCCAGATACACCGGCTCCAAATAAAATGGACGAAGTAACGGAACAACGGCATGGAATGGAAGACGTAGAAAGTGCCCTTAAAGAGCGTCTCGACGTATATAAGCGAACAAAAGCGATTGCAGAGAACGAAGGGAATTCTTCCAAAGTTCGAAGATACGCTCGTATTTGCAAGCAGTTCGAAGAAGCGATTAAACTGCACGCACGTGGGAAGCCCGTGCCTCTGGACGAACTTCCTGTTCCACCGGGTTTTTCACCGCTTTCTACGGGTATCCAGTCCAGCGTATCGGAGGGACCGAAGGAAGACGAGAGATCCAAACCGGAATCCAATTCGGAGGGAACGTCCGGGACAAATGTGCCAAGTCCACCTCCGCGAACGAACATGG cAGTACATAAAAATCAAAAGCACGCTACTACACGGGCGGATAAACAGATGGTGATGTTGCAACAACGTCAATACGAATTGAAAGAGGCCGCGTTAAAAGCTAAGAATGACGGAGATTTGGACTTGGCACGCGATTATTTGAGACAAGCGAAGGGAATACAGCCCTTGATCCAAGCCAGCATCGCCGGTCTACCGGTCGATATGAATTCTATACCCTTATCGCCAGTTGCCAAAATGGAACTCAGTGCGCACGGTTTAACCGGTCAAACGGACGAAAATTTCCAATTGATTCACAGCGAAGATTGTTTGGAGGAATCCGGTGGCAGCGACGAACAAATTTACGACAACTTGGAGAACCAGTTGATCAAACAGATAAAA TGGTGTCTTTCTACGAGAGATCATTCGAAACAATTGGGAGACGTTCCAGGATATAACAGATGGGAACGACTCGCATTAGGATATACCAGGGATTTGGACATGTTACGCGTTAGAAGACGCGATTCGTTACCGCCTCCGCTGCATCACTACGAGACCAAAACATATGCGATAGTTCA gAGTTGTACCGACTTGAACGATAGCGATAttgaaatttcgataataaGAGGTATCAATTATCCGCGAGACGCGGATACTTACGTTATGTTTGAGTTTCCCTATCCTTCGGACAGTCCTCCTGCAGACAGAACATCGACGGTCAAAGGTACATGCAATCCCGAGTACCAAGCTACGTTTCCGCTAACTGGAATCCTGGATCGCAACTCGCGGCAATGTCAACGGGCATTCAAACGACATGCTCTCAAGTGTCAAGTTTGGGCGAAAGG AGGATTTTTCAGAAGCGACAGTTTGCTGGGTACCGTGACGGTAAAATTGCAATCGCTCGAGATGCAATGTATTCTACACGATTCGTTTCCA TTGATGGAGGGGAGGAAGCCAACGGGAGGAAAGCTCGAGTTGAAGATACGTCTTAGAAATCCGATTCTCACGAAACAGATAGAACAAATAACCGACAAATGGTTGATCATCGACAACTGA
- the LOC122635794 gene encoding coiled-coil and C2 domain-containing protein 1-like isoform X4, translating to MFGKKKEPKGQSRSGNLAQYGIFEVPESLDDLGGAGEDEDDEDLEAELAALTSGASTSLEQKHKVRRTDSSDLNAMVSESVKDIEEDISDGEDDPDLLEELDMLTERESALSDQETNQEANDSENSPRKEHDAPVGDDRLKLLRERLELYQKAEKKAKRGNEAGKARRFGRGIKTLQQLLKDAEMGTVINEADIPPPLPPSAISEFTERPTDDAASPEVPVEDPTSPSPEGDVDSEPSPAAPVVQVDQEALDLLNKRQQEYKIAALAWKKAGNMQEAMKCVKVAKQFDIVIAATNAGEAIDLSDMPATPTGPSISASVSPAPSASPSIEKEDVEVQQRAEPDTPAPNKMDEVTEQRHGMEDVESALKERLDVYKRTKAIAENEGNSSKVRRYARICKQFEEAIKLHARGKPVPLDELPVPPGFSPLSTGIQSSVSEGPKEDERSKPESNSEGTSGTNVPSPPPRTNMVHKNQKHATTRADKQMVMLQQRQYELKEAALKAKNDGDLDLARDYLRQAKGIQPLIQASIAGLPVDMNSIPLSPVAKMELSAHGLTGQTDENFQLIHSEDCLEESGGSDEQIYDNLENQLIKQIKWCLSTRDHSKQLGDVPGYNRWERLALGYTRDLDMLRVRRRDSLPPPLHHYETKTYAIVQSCTDLNDSDIEISIIRGINYPRDADTYVMFEFPYPSDSPPADRTSTVKGTCNPEYQATFPLTGILDRNSRQCQRAFKRHALKCQVWAKGGFFRSDSLLGTVTVKLQSLEMQCILHDSFPLMEGRKPTGGKLELKIRLRNPILTKQIEQITDKWLIIDN from the exons ATGTTTGGCAAGAAGAAAGAGCCAAAGGGACAGTCGAGGTCTGGAAATCTTGCTCAG TATGGAATATTCGAAGTACCCGAAAGTTTGGACGATCTCGGAGGTGCAGGagaagacgaggacgacgaggattTGGAAGCCGAATTGGCTGCTTTAACGAGCGGTGCTAGTACGTCGCTCGAACAAAAGCATAAGG TTCGGAGGACGGATTCTTCCGACTTAAACGCCATGGTGTCCGAAAGCGTTAAGGACATAGAAGAGGATATTTCTGACGGAGAGGACGATCCAGATTTACTG GAGGAACTCGATATGCTTACCGAACGAGAGTCGGCTTTGTCGGATCAAGAGACGAACCAGGAAGCAAACGATTCTGAGAATAGTCCTCGTAAAGAACATGACGCTCCTGTAGGAGACGATAGGCTAAAGTTATTACGGGAAAGGCTAGAACTTTATCAAAAGGCCGAGAAGAAGGCGAAGCGAGGAAACGAAGCCGGTAAGGCCAGGAGATTCGGTAGGGGTATTAAGACGTTGCAACAGCTGTTAAAGGACGCTGAGATGGGTACCGTTATAAACGAGGCCGATATTCCACCTCCTTTACCTCCCTCGGCTATCTCCGAATTCACAGAGCGACCTACgg ACGATGCCGCGTCCCCCGAAGTACCGGTGGAAGATCCTACGTCGCCGAGTCCCGAAGGGGACGTCGATTCCGAACCTAGTCCTGCGGCACCAGTTGTTCAGGTCGATCAGGAAGCATTAGATTTGTTAAACAAGCGACAGCAGGAATATAAAATCGCTGCGCTTGCGTGGAAGAAGGCTGGTAACATGCAAGAGGCTATGAAGTGTGTAAAAGTTGCAAAACAATTTGACATAGTTATCGCGGCGACTAATGCCGGAGAAGCAATCGATTTATCCGATATGCCAGCTACGCCAACCGGACCTTCTATATCGGCTTCCGTATCACCTGCACCTTCTGCGTCGCCTTCCATCGAGAAAGAAGACGTCGAGGTTCAACAACGTGCCGAGCCAGATACACCGGCTCCAAATAAAATGGACGAAGTAACGGAACAACGGCATGGAATGGAAGACGTAGAAAGTGCCCTTAAAGAGCGTCTCGACGTATATAAGCGAACAAAAGCGATTGCAGAGAACGAAGGGAATTCTTCCAAAGTTCGAAGATACGCTCGTATTTGCAAGCAGTTCGAAGAAGCGATTAAACTGCACGCACGTGGGAAGCCCGTGCCTCTGGACGAACTTCCTGTTCCACCGGGTTTTTCACCGCTTTCTACGGGTATCCAGTCCAGCGTATCGGAGGGACCGAAGGAAGACGAGAGATCCAAACCGGAATCCAATTCGGAGGGAACGTCCGGGACAAATGTGCCAAGTCCACCTCCGCGAACGAACATGG TACATAAAAATCAAAAGCACGCTACTACACGGGCGGATAAACAGATGGTGATGTTGCAACAACGTCAATACGAATTGAAAGAGGCCGCGTTAAAAGCTAAGAATGACGGAGATTTGGACTTGGCACGCGATTATTTGAGACAAGCGAAGGGAATACAGCCCTTGATCCAAGCCAGCATCGCCGGTCTACCGGTCGATATGAATTCTATACCCTTATCGCCAGTTGCCAAAATGGAACTCAGTGCGCACGGTTTAACCGGTCAAACGGACGAAAATTTCCAATTGATTCACAGCGAAGATTGTTTGGAGGAATCCGGTGGCAGCGACGAACAAATTTACGACAACTTGGAGAACCAGTTGATCAAACAGATAAAA TGGTGTCTTTCTACGAGAGATCATTCGAAACAATTGGGAGACGTTCCAGGATATAACAGATGGGAACGACTCGCATTAGGATATACCAGGGATTTGGACATGTTACGCGTTAGAAGACGCGATTCGTTACCGCCTCCGCTGCATCACTACGAGACCAAAACATATGCGATAGTTCA gAGTTGTACCGACTTGAACGATAGCGATAttgaaatttcgataataaGAGGTATCAATTATCCGCGAGACGCGGATACTTACGTTATGTTTGAGTTTCCCTATCCTTCGGACAGTCCTCCTGCAGACAGAACATCGACGGTCAAAGGTACATGCAATCCCGAGTACCAAGCTACGTTTCCGCTAACTGGAATCCTGGATCGCAACTCGCGGCAATGTCAACGGGCATTCAAACGACATGCTCTCAAGTGTCAAGTTTGGGCGAAAGG AGGATTTTTCAGAAGCGACAGTTTGCTGGGTACCGTGACGGTAAAATTGCAATCGCTCGAGATGCAATGTATTCTACACGATTCGTTTCCA TTGATGGAGGGGAGGAAGCCAACGGGAGGAAAGCTCGAGTTGAAGATACGTCTTAGAAATCCGATTCTCACGAAACAGATAGAACAAATAACCGACAAATGGTTGATCATCGACAACTGA
- the LOC122635794 gene encoding coiled-coil and C2 domain-containing protein 1-like isoform X2, whose amino-acid sequence MFGKKKEPKGQSRSGNLAQYGIFEVPESLDDLGGAGEDEDDEDLEAELAALTSGASTSLEQKHKVRRTDSSDLNAMVSESVKDIEEDISDGEDDPDLLEELDMLTERESALSDQETNQEANDSENSPRKEHDAPVGDDRLKLLRERLELYQKAEKKAKRGNEAGKARRFGRGIKTLQQLLKDAEMGTVINEADIPPPLPPSAISEFTERPTDDAASPEVPVEDPTSPSPEGDVDSEPSPAAPVVQVDQEALDLLNKRQQEYKIAALAWKKAGNMQEAMKCVKVAKQFDIVIAATNAGEAIDLSDMPATPTGPSISASVSPAPSASPSIEKEDVEVQQRAEPDTPAPNKMDEVTEQRHGMEDVESALKERLDVYKRTKAIAENEGNSSKVRRYARICKQFEEAIKLHARGKPVPLDELPVPPGFSPLSTGIQSSVSEGPKEDERSKPESNSEGTSGTNVPSPPPRTNMVHKNQKHATTRADKQMVMLQQRQYELKEAALKAKNDGDLDLARDYLRQAKGIQPLIQASIAGLPVDMNSIPLSPVAKMELSAHGLTGQTDENFQLIHSEDCLEESGGSDEQIYDNLENQLIKQIKWCLSTRDHSKQLGDVPGYNRWERLALGYTRDLDMLRVRRRDSLPPPLHHYETKTYAIVQSCTDLNDSDIEISIIRGINYPRDADTYVMFEFPYPSDSPPADRTSTVKGTCNPEYQATFPLTGILDRNSRQCQRAFKRHALKCQVWAKGCSLNPILCCTHPRGFFRSDSLLGTVTVKLQSLEMQCILHDSFPLMEGRKPTGGKLELKIRLRNPILTKQIEQITDKWLIIDN is encoded by the exons ATGTTTGGCAAGAAGAAAGAGCCAAAGGGACAGTCGAGGTCTGGAAATCTTGCTCAG TATGGAATATTCGAAGTACCCGAAAGTTTGGACGATCTCGGAGGTGCAGGagaagacgaggacgacgaggattTGGAAGCCGAATTGGCTGCTTTAACGAGCGGTGCTAGTACGTCGCTCGAACAAAAGCATAAGG TTCGGAGGACGGATTCTTCCGACTTAAACGCCATGGTGTCCGAAAGCGTTAAGGACATAGAAGAGGATATTTCTGACGGAGAGGACGATCCAGATTTACTG GAGGAACTCGATATGCTTACCGAACGAGAGTCGGCTTTGTCGGATCAAGAGACGAACCAGGAAGCAAACGATTCTGAGAATAGTCCTCGTAAAGAACATGACGCTCCTGTAGGAGACGATAGGCTAAAGTTATTACGGGAAAGGCTAGAACTTTATCAAAAGGCCGAGAAGAAGGCGAAGCGAGGAAACGAAGCCGGTAAGGCCAGGAGATTCGGTAGGGGTATTAAGACGTTGCAACAGCTGTTAAAGGACGCTGAGATGGGTACCGTTATAAACGAGGCCGATATTCCACCTCCTTTACCTCCCTCGGCTATCTCCGAATTCACAGAGCGACCTACgg ACGATGCCGCGTCCCCCGAAGTACCGGTGGAAGATCCTACGTCGCCGAGTCCCGAAGGGGACGTCGATTCCGAACCTAGTCCTGCGGCACCAGTTGTTCAGGTCGATCAGGAAGCATTAGATTTGTTAAACAAGCGACAGCAGGAATATAAAATCGCTGCGCTTGCGTGGAAGAAGGCTGGTAACATGCAAGAGGCTATGAAGTGTGTAAAAGTTGCAAAACAATTTGACATAGTTATCGCGGCGACTAATGCCGGAGAAGCAATCGATTTATCCGATATGCCAGCTACGCCAACCGGACCTTCTATATCGGCTTCCGTATCACCTGCACCTTCTGCGTCGCCTTCCATCGAGAAAGAAGACGTCGAGGTTCAACAACGTGCCGAGCCAGATACACCGGCTCCAAATAAAATGGACGAAGTAACGGAACAACGGCATGGAATGGAAGACGTAGAAAGTGCCCTTAAAGAGCGTCTCGACGTATATAAGCGAACAAAAGCGATTGCAGAGAACGAAGGGAATTCTTCCAAAGTTCGAAGATACGCTCGTATTTGCAAGCAGTTCGAAGAAGCGATTAAACTGCACGCACGTGGGAAGCCCGTGCCTCTGGACGAACTTCCTGTTCCACCGGGTTTTTCACCGCTTTCTACGGGTATCCAGTCCAGCGTATCGGAGGGACCGAAGGAAGACGAGAGATCCAAACCGGAATCCAATTCGGAGGGAACGTCCGGGACAAATGTGCCAAGTCCACCTCCGCGAACGAACATGG TACATAAAAATCAAAAGCACGCTACTACACGGGCGGATAAACAGATGGTGATGTTGCAACAACGTCAATACGAATTGAAAGAGGCCGCGTTAAAAGCTAAGAATGACGGAGATTTGGACTTGGCACGCGATTATTTGAGACAAGCGAAGGGAATACAGCCCTTGATCCAAGCCAGCATCGCCGGTCTACCGGTCGATATGAATTCTATACCCTTATCGCCAGTTGCCAAAATGGAACTCAGTGCGCACGGTTTAACCGGTCAAACGGACGAAAATTTCCAATTGATTCACAGCGAAGATTGTTTGGAGGAATCCGGTGGCAGCGACGAACAAATTTACGACAACTTGGAGAACCAGTTGATCAAACAGATAAAA TGGTGTCTTTCTACGAGAGATCATTCGAAACAATTGGGAGACGTTCCAGGATATAACAGATGGGAACGACTCGCATTAGGATATACCAGGGATTTGGACATGTTACGCGTTAGAAGACGCGATTCGTTACCGCCTCCGCTGCATCACTACGAGACCAAAACATATGCGATAGTTCA gAGTTGTACCGACTTGAACGATAGCGATAttgaaatttcgataataaGAGGTATCAATTATCCGCGAGACGCGGATACTTACGTTATGTTTGAGTTTCCCTATCCTTCGGACAGTCCTCCTGCAGACAGAACATCGACGGTCAAAGGTACATGCAATCCCGAGTACCAAGCTACGTTTCCGCTAACTGGAATCCTGGATCGCAACTCGCGGCAATGTCAACGGGCATTCAAACGACATGCTCTCAAGTGTCAAGTTTGGGCGAAAGG ATGCTCGCTGAACCCCATCCTGTGTTGCACTCATCCAAG AGGATTTTTCAGAAGCGACAGTTTGCTGGGTACCGTGACGGTAAAATTGCAATCGCTCGAGATGCAATGTATTCTACACGATTCGTTTCCA TTGATGGAGGGGAGGAAGCCAACGGGAGGAAAGCTCGAGTTGAAGATACGTCTTAGAAATCCGATTCTCACGAAACAGATAGAACAAATAACCGACAAATGGTTGATCATCGACAACTGA